One window from the genome of Ideonella sp. WA131b encodes:
- the frr gene encoding ribosome recycling factor, whose amino-acid sequence MTPADIKKTADTKMAKSIEAFKNEMHKIRTGRAHPGLLDQVHVDYYGSMVPISQVANVSLLDARTISVQPWEKGLGAKIEKAIRESDLGLNPSAQGDLLRVPMPALTEERRRELTKVVRHAGEEAKIAVRSVRREANEHLKKLLKDKAVSEDDERRAQDEVQRLTDGTISQIDKLVQGKEAEVMAV is encoded by the coding sequence ATGACGCCCGCCGACATCAAGAAGACCGCCGACACGAAGATGGCCAAGTCCATCGAGGCCTTCAAGAACGAAATGCACAAGATCCGCACCGGACGCGCCCATCCCGGTTTGCTCGACCAGGTGCACGTCGACTACTACGGATCGATGGTGCCCATCAGCCAGGTGGCCAACGTGTCGCTGCTCGATGCGCGCACGATCAGCGTGCAACCTTGGGAGAAGGGGCTGGGCGCCAAGATCGAGAAGGCCATCCGCGAGAGCGACCTCGGCCTGAATCCCAGTGCCCAGGGCGACCTGCTGCGGGTGCCGATGCCGGCCCTCACCGAGGAGCGCCGCAGGGAGCTGACGAAGGTTGTGCGCCATGCCGGCGAAGAGGCCAAGATTGCCGTGCGCAGCGTGCGCCGTGAGGCCAACGAGCACCTGAAGAAGCTGCTCAAGGACAAGGCCGTGTCCGAGGACGACGAGCGGCGGGCGCAGGACGAGGTGCAGCGCTTGACCGACGGCACGATCTCGCAGATCGACAAGCTGGTGCAGGGTAAGGAAGCCGAGGTCATGGCGGTCTGA
- the uppS gene encoding di-trans,poly-cis-decaprenylcistransferase → MTNLSQPGAALGTLPRHVAVVMDGNGRWARKRYMPRFFGHKQGVDALVRAVNTFADRGVQYLTVFAFSSENWKRPTEEVSGLMSLVLVAVSKYLTRMHRDGVRIRIVGDRAAVSDKLRQAWEQAESLTEHNTRITLAVAFNYGGRWDVVQACRKAIAHDLPPERLDEAWLSRHMALSFAPDPDLFIRTGGEMRMSNFLLWQAAYSELFFTDCLWPDFGEAEIDAALAAYAQRDRRYGGIQLPSVALPGA, encoded by the coding sequence ATGACGAATCTCTCGCAGCCCGGCGCGGCTCTGGGCACGTTGCCGCGCCACGTGGCCGTCGTCATGGACGGCAACGGGCGCTGGGCGCGCAAGCGCTACATGCCGCGCTTCTTCGGCCATAAGCAGGGTGTCGATGCGCTCGTCCGCGCGGTCAACACCTTCGCCGACCGCGGCGTGCAGTACCTCACCGTGTTCGCCTTCAGCTCCGAGAACTGGAAGCGGCCCACCGAGGAGGTCTCGGGCCTGATGAGCCTGGTGCTGGTGGCGGTGTCGAAGTACCTCACCAGGATGCACCGCGACGGCGTGCGCATCCGCATCGTCGGCGACCGCGCGGCCGTCTCCGACAAGTTGCGCCAGGCCTGGGAGCAGGCCGAGTCTCTGACCGAGCACAACACGCGCATCACGCTGGCGGTGGCCTTCAACTACGGCGGTCGATGGGATGTGGTCCAGGCCTGCCGAAAGGCCATCGCCCATGACCTGCCGCCCGAGCGGCTTGACGAGGCCTGGTTGTCGCGGCACATGGCGCTGAGCTTCGCGCCCGATCCGGACCTGTTCATCCGCACGGGTGGCGAGATGCGCATGAGCAACTTCCTGCTCTGGCAGGCCGCGTACTCGGAGCTTTTCTTCACGGACTGTCTCTGGCCCGACTTCGGCGAAGCCGAGATCGATGCCGCGCTGGCCGCCTATGCCCAGCGTGACCGCCGCTACGGCGGCATTCAGCTGCCGTCGGTGGCGTTGCCAGGCGCTTGA
- a CDS encoding phosphatidate cytidylyltransferase encodes MLRQRIATAVVLVLLLLAALASSSAWPFALLTLVLIALAGWEWARLNQAGAGLSWVLGGSIGLSGAAALASGWRLDSLAPLWWLVSALWVVAGAVALGRGPASWPRLSRSARWALGLLALWAAWLALAHARAIGINFLLSVLCLVWMADVAAYFGGRAFGRRKLAPMISPGKSWEGVWSGMAGVLMLGSVWVAIDGHFAVDVPSLFSLLRQRLGVGGTVLALLVLSGLSVVGDLIESLVKRAAGAKDSSRLLPGHGGVLDRVDALLPVLPAAMALASWAR; translated from the coding sequence ATGCTGCGCCAACGCATCGCCACCGCTGTCGTGCTGGTGCTCTTGCTCCTGGCCGCGCTCGCGTCATCGAGCGCATGGCCGTTCGCGCTGCTGACTCTGGTTCTGATCGCTCTCGCCGGTTGGGAGTGGGCGCGCCTGAACCAGGCCGGGGCCGGGCTGTCCTGGGTGCTTGGCGGGAGCATCGGTTTGTCCGGGGCGGCGGCACTTGCGTCCGGTTGGCGCCTGGACTCCCTGGCGCCACTGTGGTGGCTGGTCTCGGCGCTGTGGGTGGTGGCCGGTGCCGTGGCGCTGGGCCGCGGTCCGGCCTCGTGGCCGCGGCTGTCGCGCTCGGCACGTTGGGCGCTTGGTCTGTTGGCGCTGTGGGCGGCGTGGCTGGCGCTCGCGCATGCGCGCGCCATCGGGATCAACTTCCTGCTGTCGGTGCTCTGCCTGGTGTGGATGGCCGACGTCGCGGCCTACTTTGGTGGCCGTGCGTTCGGCCGCCGCAAGCTCGCGCCGATGATCAGTCCGGGCAAGAGCTGGGAGGGTGTGTGGTCGGGCATGGCCGGCGTGCTGATGCTGGGGTCCGTCTGGGTGGCCATCGACGGGCATTTCGCGGTCGATGTGCCGAGCCTGTTCTCCCTGTTGCGGCAACGCCTGGGCGTGGGGGGCACCGTGCTTGCGCTGCTGGTGCTCAGCGGGCTCAGCGTCGTCGGCGACCTGATCGAGTCGCTCGTCAAGCGGGCGGCTGGCGCCAAGGACAGCAGCCGGCTGCTGCCCGGACACGGGGGTGTGCTCGACCGTGTCGATGCGCTCCTGCCGGTGCTGCCCGCGGCGATGGCCCTGGCCAGCTGGGCGCGCTGA
- a CDS encoding 1-deoxy-D-xylulose-5-phosphate reductoisomerase: protein MSTRRQRLAVLGSTGSIGTSTLDVVALHPERFEVFGLTAFRRTELLLEQCRRFRPAVVVVPDAGPADALRTQLADAGLPTVVRSGAVALAELAAAPEVDAVMAAIVGAAGLPACMAAARAGKRLLLANKEALVVGGATFMRAVARGGATLLPIDSEHSAIFQCLPEDRAAWPRRIDHIVLTASGGPFRERAHAALADVTPAQAVAHPNWVMGPKISVDSATMMNKALEVIEARWLFDLVPEQIRVVIHPQSIVHSMVVCRDASVLAQLGTPDMKVPIAYGLAFPERIASGAARLDFIGLKPLTFNEPDRTHCPGLFLAWDALRAAEGTTAVLNAANEEAVAAFLQGTIRFTDIHSVNAETLSRLPPALAADPGVDDLIDLDQRARAMARHVMQGLAKGSR, encoded by the coding sequence ATGAGCACCCGACGTCAACGTCTCGCTGTCCTCGGCTCCACGGGCTCCATCGGCACCAGCACGCTCGACGTGGTGGCGCTGCATCCCGAGCGTTTCGAAGTCTTCGGCCTCACGGCCTTTCGGCGCACTGAGCTGCTGCTTGAGCAGTGCCGGCGCTTCCGGCCCGCGGTGGTGGTGGTGCCGGATGCCGGCCCTGCAGACGCGCTGCGCACCCAACTCGCCGACGCCGGTTTGCCGACTGTGGTGCGCAGTGGCGCTGTGGCTCTGGCCGAGCTGGCCGCCGCGCCGGAGGTCGATGCGGTCATGGCGGCCATCGTCGGTGCCGCCGGCTTGCCAGCCTGCATGGCCGCCGCGCGCGCGGGCAAACGCCTGCTTCTGGCCAACAAGGAAGCGCTGGTGGTGGGCGGCGCGACCTTCATGCGTGCAGTGGCGCGCGGCGGCGCGACGCTGTTGCCGATCGACAGCGAGCACAGTGCGATCTTCCAGTGCCTGCCCGAAGACCGCGCCGCCTGGCCGCGCCGCATTGACCACATCGTGCTCACCGCCAGCGGCGGGCCGTTCCGCGAACGCGCGCACGCCGCACTCGCCGACGTGACGCCGGCCCAGGCGGTCGCCCATCCGAACTGGGTGATGGGCCCGAAGATATCGGTCGACTCCGCCACGATGATGAACAAGGCGCTCGAGGTCATCGAGGCGCGTTGGCTGTTCGACCTCGTGCCCGAGCAGATCCGCGTCGTCATCCACCCGCAGAGCATCGTGCACAGCATGGTGGTGTGCCGCGACGCCAGCGTGTTGGCGCAGCTCGGCACGCCCGACATGAAGGTGCCCATCGCCTACGGGCTGGCGTTCCCCGAGCGCATCGCCAGCGGTGCCGCGAGGCTGGACTTCATCGGTCTGAAGCCGCTGACCTTCAACGAGCCTGATCGCACACACTGCCCGGGCCTGTTCCTGGCCTGGGATGCGTTGCGCGCCGCCGAGGGCACGACCGCCGTGCTCAACGCCGCCAACGAGGAGGCTGTCGCCGCGTTCCTGCAGGGAACGATTCGCTTCACCGACATTCACAGCGTCAACGCCGAGACGCTGTCGCGGCTGCCGCCCGCCCTCGCTGCCGACCCTGGCGTGGACGACCTCATCGATCTCGACCAGCGCGCCCGCGCCATGGCCCGCCACGTCATGCAAGGCCTGGCCAAGGGTTCTCGATGA
- the rseP gene encoding RIP metalloprotease RseP — translation MITALLAFVLTLGVLIIIHEYGHYRVAVACGVKVLRFSVGFGRVVWSRRWGADGTEFTLSALPLGGYVRMLDEREADVPPHELHRTFNRQPLGKRAAIVAAGPLANLALAVLLYAGSHWIGVEEPKALLSTPAAGSPADRAGLRAGDWVRSFATDNGEWSELRSMADLRWAVTRAAMDRQDVRLEVTDREGRARRSLTLSLAGFDPRDVDSGFMRRIGLAGGFSEPVVGEVLADGPAARAGLQRGDRVLAIDGQPVAEAMAVVERVRAAVVTGADGMEKARTLRWSVERAGRTLELEVTPRLVRQDTRDGPRTLGRIDLQPGQAPERVLVRHGPLDGLVLGAERTWEVSVMTLRMLGRMLIGEASLKNLSGPVTIADYAGQSVQQGLAFYLGFLALVSVSLGVLNLMPLPMLDGGHLLYYIFEAVTGRPVSDAWLARLQRGGIVVLLAMMSLALFNDMARLLGLH, via the coding sequence ATGATCACCGCGCTTCTGGCCTTTGTGCTCACGCTGGGCGTCCTCATCATCATCCATGAGTACGGCCACTATCGGGTGGCTGTGGCGTGCGGTGTGAAGGTGCTGCGCTTCTCGGTGGGCTTCGGCCGCGTGGTCTGGAGCCGCCGCTGGGGAGCCGACGGCACCGAGTTCACGCTCAGTGCGCTGCCGCTTGGCGGCTACGTTCGCATGCTCGACGAGCGCGAAGCAGATGTGCCGCCGCACGAGCTTCACCGCACCTTCAACCGCCAGCCGCTGGGCAAGCGCGCGGCCATCGTGGCCGCCGGGCCCCTGGCCAACCTGGCCCTGGCGGTGCTGCTCTATGCCGGCTCGCACTGGATCGGCGTCGAGGAGCCCAAGGCCTTGCTGTCGACGCCCGCTGCGGGTTCGCCGGCCGATCGGGCCGGCCTGCGCGCGGGTGACTGGGTGCGCAGCTTCGCCACCGACAACGGTGAATGGTCAGAACTGCGATCGATGGCCGACCTGCGCTGGGCCGTCACCCGCGCCGCGATGGACCGCCAGGATGTGCGCCTGGAGGTCACCGATCGAGAAGGACGTGCGCGCCGCTCCCTGACGCTGTCGCTGGCCGGTTTCGATCCCCGAGATGTGGACTCCGGCTTCATGCGTCGCATCGGTTTGGCCGGCGGCTTCAGCGAGCCCGTGGTCGGCGAGGTTCTCGCCGACGGACCCGCCGCCCGCGCCGGACTGCAGCGCGGCGACCGCGTGCTGGCCATTGACGGTCAGCCGGTGGCCGAGGCCATGGCCGTGGTGGAGCGCGTGCGGGCGGCGGTGGTCACTGGTGCCGACGGCATGGAGAAGGCGCGCACGCTGCGCTGGTCGGTCGAACGCGCCGGCCGCACGCTGGAACTTGAAGTCACACCGCGCCTCGTGCGGCAGGACACACGCGATGGCCCGCGCACGCTGGGTCGCATCGATCTCCAGCCCGGGCAGGCCCCTGAGCGCGTGCTGGTGCGCCACGGGCCGCTGGACGGCCTCGTGCTGGGCGCCGAACGCACCTGGGAGGTCTCGGTGATGACGCTGCGCATGCTGGGGCGCATGCTGATCGGCGAGGCCTCACTGAAGAACCTCTCCGGCCCCGTCACCATCGCCGACTACGCCGGCCAGAGTGTGCAGCAGGGCCTGGCGTTCTACCTGGGCTTTCTGGCTCTGGTCAGCGTGAGCCTGGGTGTCCTGAACCTCATGCCCTTGCCCATGCTCGATGGCGGTCACCTCCTGTATTACATTTTCGAGGCTGTCACCGGGCGCCCTGTGTCCGACGCATGGCTGGCCCGGCTGCAGCGTGGCGGCATCGTGGTGTTGCTGGCGATGATGTCGCTCGCGCTGTTCAACGACATGGCCCGTCTGCTGGGCCTTCACTAG
- the bamA gene encoding outer membrane protein assembly factor BamA: protein MFPSSLQASSLAPLRRVVAVLVAAAAGGLSAQTLPRAVEPFVIADIRIEGLQRTDPGTVFATLPFRIGDTYTDDKGSAAVRALFATGLFKDVRLEIQDRATVVVVEERAIIAAVTFVGLKEFDKDPLTKSLKDAGIGEGLPFDRALIDRAEQEIKRQYLSRSLYGAEVTTTVTPLERNRVSVTFTMNEGEAARIAEVRISGTRVFSERELLEQFELTPSGWFTWYTKSDRYSRTKLNADLEKLRAWYFNRGYLEFAVDSTQVTISPDKQTISIAINIREGQPYTVTAVRLEGEYLGRDEEFRRLVLLQAGQPFRGDAVTASQRRFQELFGQYGYAFARVEPRTEIDRATGQVAVVMAAEPSRRVYVRRIEVAGNTRTRDEVVRREFRQLESAWYNGSLIQLSKQRVDRLGYFENVEIETNEVPGAPDQADLVVTVKEKPTGNLAIGAGYSNAEKLTFSASVSQDNAFGSGRSLGFEINTSRFNRQLSLRTVDPYFTVDGISMAVDAFYRTARPVNFLLESYDLRTPGLSVRFGVPFSELDTVFVGLGWERTELGTSVGLPLSWLNFRALYGNNADSFTTTVGWARDGRDSLLVPSAGRFQRVLFEYSFAGEVRYLKTNVQYQEYWSLPYRLTLGVNAELGLGKGLGGSPYPVFKNFYGGGLGTVRAFEQNSLGTVDPTGAYIGGAKRFNVNTELYFPVPGSGNDRTLRIFAFADAGNVWAEQERVTWDSLRASVGVGLSWISPVGPLKLSWGRPIQVQRNDRIQRFQFQIGTAF from the coding sequence ATGTTCCCATCCTCCCTACAGGCCTCGTCCCTGGCGCCGCTGCGCCGCGTCGTCGCCGTTCTCGTGGCGGCCGCGGCCGGCGGCCTGTCCGCGCAGACCCTTCCGCGGGCTGTCGAGCCCTTCGTCATTGCCGACATCCGGATCGAGGGTCTGCAGCGCACCGACCCGGGCACCGTCTTCGCGACGCTGCCGTTCCGGATCGGCGACACCTACACCGACGACAAGGGATCGGCGGCCGTGCGCGCGTTGTTTGCCACCGGCCTGTTCAAGGATGTGCGGCTTGAGATCCAGGATCGCGCGACCGTCGTCGTCGTCGAGGAGCGGGCGATCATCGCTGCCGTCACCTTCGTCGGCCTGAAGGAGTTCGACAAAGATCCGCTGACCAAGAGCCTGAAAGACGCCGGCATCGGCGAGGGCCTGCCCTTCGACCGCGCGCTGATCGACCGTGCCGAACAGGAGATCAAGCGCCAGTACCTGAGCCGCAGCCTCTACGGCGCCGAGGTCACGACAACGGTGACGCCGCTGGAGCGCAACCGCGTCAGCGTCACCTTCACCATGAACGAGGGCGAAGCCGCGCGCATCGCCGAGGTGCGCATCTCCGGCACCCGCGTGTTCAGCGAGCGCGAGTTGCTGGAGCAGTTCGAGCTCACGCCCAGTGGCTGGTTCACTTGGTACACCAAGTCCGACCGCTACTCGCGCACCAAGCTCAATGCCGATCTCGAGAAGCTGCGCGCCTGGTACTTCAACCGCGGCTACCTCGAGTTCGCGGTCGATTCGACGCAGGTCACGATCTCGCCCGACAAACAGACGATCTCGATCGCCATCAACATCCGCGAGGGCCAGCCCTACACCGTGACGGCCGTGCGGTTGGAGGGCGAGTACCTGGGCCGCGACGAAGAGTTCCGCCGGCTCGTGCTGCTGCAGGCGGGGCAGCCGTTCCGCGGTGATGCCGTCACGGCCTCGCAGCGCCGCTTCCAGGAGTTGTTCGGGCAATACGGCTACGCCTTCGCCCGAGTCGAGCCCCGCACCGAGATCGACCGCGCCACCGGGCAGGTGGCGGTGGTGATGGCGGCCGAGCCATCGCGCCGTGTCTACGTGCGGCGCATCGAGGTCGCCGGCAACACGCGCACCCGCGACGAGGTCGTGCGGCGCGAGTTCCGCCAGCTCGAGAGCGCCTGGTACAACGGCAGCCTGATCCAGCTCAGCAAGCAGCGAGTCGATCGCCTGGGCTACTTCGAGAACGTCGAGATCGAGACCAACGAGGTGCCCGGCGCTCCCGACCAGGCCGATCTCGTGGTGACCGTGAAGGAAAAGCCCACCGGTAACCTCGCCATCGGTGCCGGCTATTCCAACGCCGAGAAGCTGACCTTCAGTGCCTCGGTCAGCCAGGACAATGCTTTCGGCTCGGGTCGCAGCCTGGGTTTCGAGATCAACACCAGCCGCTTCAACCGGCAGCTGTCGCTCCGCACGGTGGATCCTTACTTCACGGTCGACGGCATCTCGATGGCGGTCGATGCCTTCTACCGGACCGCGCGGCCCGTGAACTTCCTGCTCGAGAGCTACGACCTCCGTACGCCGGGTCTGTCGGTGCGCTTCGGTGTGCCGTTCTCCGAGCTCGACACCGTGTTCGTGGGTCTGGGCTGGGAGCGCACCGAGCTCGGCACTTCGGTGGGCCTGCCACTGTCATGGCTGAACTTCCGCGCACTGTACGGCAACAACGCCGATTCCTTCACCACAACCGTAGGCTGGGCTCGCGATGGCAGAGACAGCCTGCTCGTGCCCAGCGCGGGTCGGTTCCAGCGCGTGCTGTTCGAGTATTCGTTCGCGGGCGAGGTGCGTTACCTCAAGACCAACGTGCAGTATCAGGAGTACTGGTCGCTGCCCTACCGCCTGACGCTGGGCGTGAACGCCGAACTGGGCCTGGGCAAGGGCCTCGGCGGCAGCCCGTACCCGGTCTTCAAGAACTTCTACGGCGGTGGCCTGGGCACCGTGCGCGCGTTCGAGCAGAACTCGCTGGGCACAGTGGACCCAACCGGTGCCTACATCGGCGGCGCGAAGCGCTTCAACGTCAACACCGAGCTGTACTTTCCGGTGCCGGGCTCGGGCAACGACCGTACCCTGCGCATCTTCGCCTTTGCCGATGCCGGCAACGTGTGGGCCGAGCAGGAGCGGGTCACCTGGGACTCGCTGCGCGCCTCTGTGGGCGTTGGCCTGAGCTGGATCTCCCCGGTGGGCCCGTTGAAGCTCAGCTGGGGCCGGCCGATCCAGGTGCAGCGCAACGATAGAATCCAACGCTTCCAATTTCAGATCGGGACTGCCTTTTGA
- a CDS encoding OmpH family outer membrane protein: protein MKTFARSPVTCGLAAVAIAAAGLAAAPTVSAQELKIGYVNSERVLREAAPAQAAQRKLEAEFSKRQREMTEAEQRLKAAADRLEKDAPTLAAGDRSRRERELVEQDRDLQRKRREFQEDLNQRRNEELSAVVERANRAIKQIFDSEKYDLILQEVIFAGTRVDITDKVIRVLNAPAAATPAPAPR, encoded by the coding sequence ATGAAGACGTTCGCTCGCTCCCCGGTGACCTGCGGCCTGGCCGCGGTGGCCATTGCCGCGGCTGGTTTGGCTGCGGCACCCACGGTCTCGGCGCAGGAGCTCAAGATCGGCTACGTCAACAGCGAGCGCGTGCTGCGCGAGGCGGCGCCCGCGCAGGCTGCTCAGCGCAAGCTCGAAGCCGAGTTCAGCAAGCGCCAGCGCGAGATGACCGAGGCCGAGCAGCGCCTGAAGGCCGCCGCCGACCGGCTTGAGAAAGACGCTCCCACGCTGGCCGCCGGCGACAGGAGTCGCCGCGAGCGTGAACTCGTCGAGCAGGACCGCGACCTGCAGCGCAAGCGCCGCGAGTTCCAGGAAGACCTCAACCAGCGCCGCAACGAGGAGTTGTCGGCCGTGGTGGAGCGCGCCAACCGCGCGATCAAGCAGATCTTCGACAGCGAGAAGTACGACCTGATCCTGCAGGAAGTGATCTTCGCTGGCACGCGTGTGGACATCACGGACAAAGTGATCCGCGTTCTGAACGCGCCGGCCGCTGCGACGCCGGCTCCAGCGCCGCGCTGA
- the lpxD gene encoding UDP-3-O-(3-hydroxymyristoyl)glucosamine N-acyltransferase, with protein MTPHGPVRLGVLAQHLGAELRGDADALIERLGPLETADAQTISFLANPRYQVQLAHSQAGCVIVGQALADAAAARGAALVCSDPYHAFARLTQWWAARTRRPPVPGVHPTAVVEEGVIIAADASVGPLCVLSRGARIGPGAVIGPQCHVGEGASVGAGTWLKARVLLSDACRIGEHGIVHGGAVIGADGFGFAPHEGRWDKIEQLGAVRIGDQVEIGANTCIDRGALDDTVLGDGVKLDNLVQIGHNVRIGDHTAFAGCVGVAGSARIGRHCTAGGGAIILGHLEIVDHVHITAATLITRSIHKPGQYSGAFPFDDNAAWEKNAATLRQLHTLRERLRTLEKKNA; from the coding sequence ATGACGCCGCACGGGCCGGTTCGCCTGGGCGTGCTGGCGCAGCACCTGGGCGCGGAGTTGCGGGGCGACGCGGATGCGCTGATCGAACGTCTGGGTCCCCTGGAGACGGCGGATGCCCAGACCATCAGCTTCCTGGCCAACCCGCGCTACCAGGTTCAACTGGCGCACTCGCAGGCCGGCTGCGTGATCGTCGGACAGGCGCTTGCCGACGCGGCGGCGGCGCGCGGTGCGGCGTTGGTGTGCTCCGATCCCTACCACGCCTTTGCGCGTCTGACGCAGTGGTGGGCGGCGCGCACGCGCCGGCCGCCCGTGCCCGGTGTGCACCCCACGGCAGTGGTGGAAGAAGGCGTCATCATCGCGGCCGACGCTTCGGTGGGCCCGCTGTGCGTCCTGAGTCGTGGCGCGCGCATCGGGCCCGGTGCGGTCATCGGTCCGCAGTGTCACGTCGGCGAGGGGGCCTCGGTCGGAGCCGGCACCTGGCTGAAGGCTCGCGTGTTGTTGTCCGACGCCTGCCGCATCGGCGAGCACGGCATCGTGCATGGCGGTGCGGTCATCGGCGCCGACGGCTTCGGCTTTGCACCGCACGAGGGGCGCTGGGACAAGATCGAGCAGCTTGGTGCGGTGCGCATCGGTGACCAAGTCGAGATCGGCGCCAACACCTGCATCGACCGTGGTGCACTCGATGACACCGTGCTGGGCGACGGCGTCAAGCTCGACAACCTCGTGCAGATCGGCCACAACGTCCGCATCGGCGACCACACCGCGTTCGCAGGCTGCGTCGGCGTGGCCGGCAGCGCGCGCATCGGGCGCCACTGCACAGCCGGCGGTGGGGCCATCATCCTGGGGCACCTGGAGATCGTCGACCACGTGCACATCACCGCGGCAACGCTGATCACGCGCTCGATCCACAAGCCGGGTCAGTACAGCGGGGCCTTCCCCTTCGACGACAATGCCGCCTGGGAGAAGAACGCTGCGACTCTGCGCCAGCTGCACACATTGCGCGAACGCCTGCGCACGCTGGAAAAGAAGAACGCCTGA
- the fabZ gene encoding 3-hydroxyacyl-ACP dehydratase FabZ produces MLDIQHILRKLPHRYPFILVDRVLEIEHHVRIKALKNVTINEPFFQGHFPARPVMPGVLMLEALAQAAALLSFESEGTEPGDNTVVYFAGIDEARFKRPVGPGDQLILEAAIERQKAGIFRYKARATVDGHLAAEALLMCTMRKVG; encoded by the coding sequence ATGCTCGACATCCAACACATCCTGCGCAAGCTGCCGCACCGCTACCCCTTCATCCTGGTCGACCGGGTGCTGGAAATCGAGCACCACGTGCGCATCAAGGCGCTGAAGAACGTCACCATCAACGAGCCGTTCTTCCAGGGGCACTTTCCGGCCCGGCCGGTGATGCCGGGCGTGCTGATGCTGGAGGCGCTGGCGCAGGCCGCTGCGCTGCTGAGCTTTGAGAGCGAGGGCACCGAGCCGGGCGACAACACGGTGGTGTACTTCGCGGGCATCGACGAGGCCCGCTTCAAGCGCCCCGTGGGGCCGGGCGATCAACTCATCCTCGAGGCCGCCATCGAACGGCAGAAGGCGGGCATCTTCCGCTACAAGGCCCGTGCCACCGTCGACGGCCATCTGGCCGCCGAAGCGCTGCTGATGTGCACGATGCGCAAGGTGGGCTGA
- the lpxA gene encoding acyl-ACP--UDP-N-acetylglucosamine O-acyltransferase, protein MPARVHATALVDAAAELDDGVLIGAYTLIGPGVRIGEGTTIGPHCVIEGPTTIGRNNRIGSHNALGLAPQDKKYAGEPTELVIGDGNTVFQFCTFSRGTAQDAGVSRVGNDNWIMAYVHLAHDVQLGSHTILANNATLAGHVHVDDWAIIGGLSGIHQFCHIGAHAMTGFQSHVSQDVPPYMTVSGNPLAVHGFNAEGLRRRGFSRERIGLVKQMHRLLYREGLTLEVAKVALSELKGTVEGGDADVDRLLDFLAASTRGIVR, encoded by the coding sequence ATGCCGGCGCGCGTGCATGCAACGGCGCTGGTGGACGCGGCCGCCGAGCTCGACGACGGCGTCCTGATCGGGGCCTACACCCTCATCGGCCCTGGCGTGCGCATCGGCGAAGGCACCACGATCGGCCCCCACTGTGTGATCGAAGGGCCCACCACCATCGGGCGCAACAACCGCATCGGCAGCCACAACGCCCTGGGCCTGGCGCCGCAGGACAAGAAGTACGCCGGCGAGCCCACCGAGCTCGTCATCGGCGACGGCAACACGGTGTTCCAGTTCTGCACCTTCAGTCGCGGCACGGCGCAGGACGCGGGCGTCTCGCGGGTTGGCAACGACAACTGGATCATGGCCTACGTGCACCTGGCGCACGACGTGCAGCTGGGCAGTCACACCATACTGGCCAACAACGCCACCCTGGCCGGCCACGTTCATGTGGATGACTGGGCCATCATCGGCGGCCTTTCCGGCATCCACCAGTTCTGCCACATCGGCGCGCATGCGATGACGGGCTTCCAGAGCCACGTGAGCCAGGACGTGCCGCCCTACATGACGGTGTCGGGCAATCCGCTCGCGGTGCACGGCTTCAACGCCGAGGGCCTGCGTCGGCGCGGCTTCAGCCGCGAACGCATCGGACTCGTCAAGCAGATGCACAGGCTGCTGTACCGAGAGGGCCTCACGCTCGAGGTGGCCAAGGTCGCACTCTCCGAGCTGAAGGGCACGGTCGAAGGTGGTGACGCCGACGTCGACAGGCTGCTCGATTTCCTCGCCGCGTCCACCCGCGGCATCGTGAGATAG